The following coding sequences are from one Novosphingobium sp. KACC 22771 window:
- a CDS encoding protein-glutamate methylesterase/protein-glutamine glutaminase, with translation MTIRVLIIDDSATMRAVLAARLSGNPDIQVVGLANNAAEGRQLIKELEPDVVTLDIEMPGMNGLDFLDKIMTLRPMPVIIVSGLTAAGSDATARALALGAVDCYCKTDYSGAAMQDGGKLAGMVRQAAQVTVRRRAPEVHHMADPVRAISVGQGRTNTRVIAIGSSTGGVEALQVLLRNFPEDCPPTLIVQHVDARFAPAIARTLNQASPATVQLAEPDMPLKRGHIYLAPGDDRHLMVAGTNTLHAKLRPGELISGHRPSVDALFASVAQRIGADAIGILLTGMGADGAKGLLAMSQAGALTIAQDEASCTVFGMPRVAISLGAAQVVAPLGRIAQHAFS, from the coding sequence GTGACGATCCGCGTCTTGATCATTGATGATTCGGCCACGATGCGCGCGGTGCTGGCCGCGCGCCTGTCGGGCAATCCGGATATTCAGGTGGTGGGCCTTGCCAACAATGCCGCCGAGGGGCGCCAGCTTATCAAGGAGCTTGAGCCCGATGTGGTGACGCTGGACATCGAAATGCCGGGCATGAACGGCCTCGATTTCCTTGACAAGATCATGACGCTGCGGCCCATGCCGGTCATCATCGTTTCGGGCCTTACCGCCGCGGGCAGCGATGCCACGGCCCGCGCGCTCGCGCTGGGCGCGGTCGATTGCTATTGCAAGACCGACTATTCGGGCGCGGCGATGCAGGATGGCGGCAAACTGGCCGGAATGGTGCGTCAGGCCGCGCAAGTGACCGTGCGCCGCCGCGCGCCCGAGGTCCACCACATGGCCGATCCCGTCCGCGCCATCAGCGTCGGCCAGGGCCGCACCAACACCCGCGTGATCGCCATCGGCTCGTCCACAGGCGGGGTCGAGGCGCTGCAGGTATTGCTGCGCAATTTCCCCGAGGATTGCCCACCCACGCTGATCGTTCAGCATGTCGATGCGCGCTTTGCGCCCGCGATTGCCCGCACGCTCAATCAGGCCTCGCCCGCAACGGTGCAATTGGCCGAACCCGACATGCCGCTCAAACGCGGGCATATCTATCTGGCGCCGGGCGATGATCGCCACCTGATGGTGGCGGGCACGAACACGCTTCATGCCAAGCTGCGGCCGGGCGAGCTGATCTCGGGCCACCGGCCCAGCGTGGATGCGCTGTTTGCCTCGGTGGCGCAGCGGATCGGGGCCGATGCCATCGGCATCCTGTTGACCGGCATGGGCGCGGACGGGGCCAAGGGGCTGCTGGCCATGAGCCAGGCCGGCGCGCTGACCATTGCCCAGGACGAGGCCAGCTGCACCGTGTTCGGCATGCCGCGCGTCGCCATTTCACTGGGCGCGGCGCAGGTCGTCGCTCCGCTGGGCCGGATTGCCCAACATGCCTTTTCGTAA
- a CDS encoding chemotaxis protein CheW, whose product MHRELITFEVGGQVFGIDIMAIREIRAWSPATRLPRVPHYVAGVVNLRGSVLPVIDLAARLGWAPTEPTPRHAIIVTQLGAQVCGLIVDSVSDIVTINKDTLQPPPTTANDSIISFIEGLAAIEDRMVMVLNLAALADGDEFGEAA is encoded by the coding sequence ATGCACCGTGAACTCATCACTTTCGAAGTCGGCGGGCAGGTTTTCGGCATCGACATCATGGCCATCCGCGAAATCCGCGCGTGGAGCCCGGCCACCCGTCTGCCGCGTGTGCCGCATTATGTGGCGGGCGTTGTCAATCTGCGCGGCTCGGTGCTGCCGGTGATTGATCTGGCCGCGCGGCTGGGCTGGGCGCCGACCGAGCCGACCCCGCGCCATGCGATCATCGTCACGCAACTGGGCGCGCAGGTGTGCGGCCTGATTGTCGATTCGGTCAGCGACATCGTGACCATCAACAAAGACACGCTGCAGCCCCCGCCCACCACCGCCAATGACAGCATCATTTCCTTTATCGAAGGGCTGGCCGCGATCGAGGATCGCATGGTGATGGTGCTCAATCTGGCGGCTCTGGCCGATGGCGACGAGTTTGGCGAGGCCGCATGA
- a CDS encoding hybrid sensor histidine kinase/response regulator, producing the protein MPHYPKAAAATELESDASDHLDTAEIGARRLLGAGLMGALVVEAVSGLDLLRSPLDLAHGVTLAAMPALAGLGLYTFRRWQACHASWRMAASTIHEHVKARQAAETANEAKSRYLANVSHEIRSPLNAIYGYAQLVERNDGAGAQEAATVIRRCSEHITSLVEALLDISQVEVGVIRVKPEPVRLDQFIEQLIRMVRPAASAKGLEFHYETKGRLPAVVRMDQSRLKQVLLNLLLNAVKYTDHGSVTLFLRYSGQVATFEVRDTGPGIREEDQRAIFEPFDRGGNDALHSRPGVGLGLAIARAIMGILGGQLELAGTSDEGTCFRLTIMLGEVAQTTSQPAKKREVSGYLGRRRHVLICDDDAEQRKFLTELLTSLGFVVQAAPNGETAVALVESESAPAFDLAILDISLPGIDGWTTAQHIRDRFGDDIRILMLSANAGEFHRPETRKPVHDQFLVKPVAFNQLIETIGGLLDLAWGVESEPVRAPLPLFSASEEKKPSDLGTTEVADRTARLRELLRIGYVRGLEQEIRQLAAQPETADLAGKLFTCLDRFDLSGMTRILEEC; encoded by the coding sequence ATGCCCCATTATCCCAAGGCTGCGGCCGCCACCGAGCTTGAGAGCGACGCCTCCGACCATCTCGATACGGCCGAAATCGGCGCAAGGCGGCTGTTGGGCGCAGGGTTGATGGGGGCTCTGGTGGTCGAGGCGGTGTCGGGCCTTGATCTTTTGCGCAGCCCTCTCGATCTGGCCCATGGCGTCACATTGGCGGCCATGCCCGCGTTGGCGGGGCTGGGGCTTTATACATTCCGCCGGTGGCAGGCGTGCCACGCCAGCTGGCGCATGGCCGCATCGACCATTCATGAGCATGTCAAGGCGCGGCAGGCCGCCGAAACCGCCAACGAGGCCAAGAGCCGCTACTTGGCCAATGTCAGCCACGAGATCCGCTCGCCCCTGAACGCGATCTATGGCTATGCCCAATTGGTCGAGCGCAACGACGGCGCGGGTGCGCAGGAGGCGGCCACCGTCATCCGTCGCTGTTCCGAACATATCACCAGCCTTGTCGAAGCCTTGCTCGACATTTCGCAGGTTGAGGTGGGGGTGATCCGGGTCAAGCCCGAGCCGGTGCGGCTGGATCAGTTCATAGAGCAACTGATCCGCATGGTGCGTCCGGCGGCCAGCGCCAAGGGGCTGGAGTTCCATTACGAGACCAAAGGGCGTCTGCCCGCCGTCGTGCGGATGGATCAGAGCCGGTTGAAGCAGGTTCTGCTCAATCTGCTGCTCAATGCCGTCAAATACACCGATCACGGATCGGTCACGCTGTTCCTGCGTTATTCGGGGCAGGTGGCGACCTTTGAGGTGCGCGACACCGGGCCCGGGATCCGCGAGGAAGATCAGCGCGCGATCTTTGAACCCTTTGACCGGGGCGGCAATGATGCGCTGCATTCGCGGCCCGGCGTGGGGCTGGGGCTGGCGATTGCGCGGGCGATCATGGGCATTCTGGGCGGCCAGCTCGAATTGGCCGGGACGTCGGACGAGGGCACCTGCTTCCGCCTGACCATCATGCTGGGCGAGGTGGCGCAGACCACCAGCCAGCCTGCGAAAAAGCGCGAGGTCAGCGGTTATCTGGGCCGTCGGCGCCATGTGCTGATCTGTGATGACGATGCCGAACAGCGCAAGTTCCTGACCGAACTGCTCACCTCGCTGGGCTTTGTGGTGCAGGCCGCGCCCAATGGCGAAACCGCCGTCGCGCTGGTGGAAAGCGAAAGCGCGCCCGCCTTTGATCTGGCGATCCTGGACATTTCGCTGCCCGGCATCGATGGATGGACCACGGCCCAGCATATCCGCGACCGCTTTGGCGATGATATTCGCATCCTGATGCTTTCGGCCAATGCGGGCGAATTCCATCGCCCCGAAACGCGCAAGCCCGTGCATGATCAATTCCTGGTTAAGCCTGTCGCCTTCAATCAGCTGATCGAGACGATCGGGGGGCTGCTCGATCTGGCATGGGGGGTCGAATCCGAACCGGTGCGCGCGCCTTTGCCGTTGTTTTCGGCAAGCGAGGAGAAAAAGCCGTCGGATTTGGGTACAACCGAGGTCGCGGACCGCACGGCAAGGCTTCGCGAATTGCTCAGAATAGGTTATGTGCGGGGCCTTGAGCAGGAAATCCGCCAATTGGCGGCCCAGCCCGAAACTGCCGATTTGGCCGGAAAATTGTTTACATGCCTCGATCGTTTTGATCTGAGCGGCATGACGCGCATACTTGAGGAGTGCTAA
- a CDS encoding chemotaxis protein CheD, producing MPPESSPASPVTRINILQGQARVSAGPRVEFSTVLGSCVATCLFDPQIEVGGMNHFLLAEPPPNTHSGDFDEHYGVYLMELLINEMLAHGAAKSRMRAHLYGGANLNSGFARIGTKNAEFARTFLASERITVVREDLGGMNARRVDFRPARGQVRCRTVENTLAPEPKPIVRPAVSRGDVELF from the coding sequence ATGCCACCTGAATCCTCCCCCGCCTCTCCGGTCACGCGGATCAACATTCTTCAGGGCCAGGCCCGCGTTTCGGCCGGGCCGCGTGTGGAATTTTCCACCGTGCTGGGCAGTTGCGTGGCCACATGCCTGTTTGATCCCCAGATCGAGGTGGGCGGGATGAACCACTTTCTGTTGGCCGAACCGCCGCCCAACACCCACAGCGGCGATTTCGACGAACATTACGGCGTCTATCTGATGGAACTGCTGATCAACGAGATGTTGGCCCATGGCGCGGCCAAATCGCGGATGCGCGCCCATCTTTACGGGGGCGCCAATCTTAACAGCGGCTTTGCCCGGATCGGCACCAAAAACGCCGAATTCGCCCGCACCTTTCTGGCCAGCGAGCGCATCACCGTGGTGCGCGAGGATCTGGGCGGGATGAATGCAAGGCGCGTCGATTTCCGCCCTGCGCGCGGCCAGGTGCGCTGTCGGACGGTGGAAAACACTCTGGCCCCCGAACCCAAACCCATCGTGCGCCCCGCCGTTTCGCGCGGCGATGTCGAACTGTTTTAA
- a CDS encoding response regulator: protein MDKTTRILTVDDSASMRALLNHALTSQGFDVAQAEDGEVALEWLALNEVDVVITDINMPRLDGFGLIEKLRQGNRHRDRPILVLTTESSEEKKARARQAGATGWIVKPFDPEKLVAAVRRVSH from the coding sequence ATGGACAAGACTACCCGCATTTTGACCGTTGACGACAGCGCAAGCATGCGCGCCCTGCTGAACCATGCGCTGACCAGCCAGGGCTTTGACGTTGCGCAGGCCGAGGACGGCGAGGTCGCCCTCGAATGGCTGGCGCTCAACGAGGTTGATGTGGTCATCACCGACATCAACATGCCCCGCCTCGACGGCTTTGGCCTGATCGAAAAACTGCGTCAGGGCAACCGCCACCGCGACCGGCCGATTCTGGTGCTGACCACCGAATCCAGCGAAGAAAAGAAGGCCCGCGCCCGCCAGGCCGGCGCCACCGGCTGGATCGTCAAGCCGTTTGACCCGGAAAAGCTGGTCGCCGCCGTGCGCCGCGTTTCCCACTGA
- a CDS encoding Rid family hydrolase: MLRKMLKTAGCAALLPIVMAAAPAQAQVTRIKTNPSAFILDGVRVAPGNEIYFLSGQLASPIDPAKATTMEDFGDTKTQTVSVLNKIKKQLESQGYSIKDVVKMTLFIAADPKLGKIDFAGANAGFKEFFGSAENPDTVARSAFQVANLVAPQFLIEIEAIAAKKPAPAAKPKK, translated from the coding sequence ATGCTGCGTAAAATGCTGAAAACCGCCGGATGTGCCGCTCTACTGCCGATCGTGATGGCGGCGGCCCCGGCCCAGGCGCAGGTGACTCGCATCAAGACCAATCCCTCGGCCTTTATCCTGGACGGGGTGCGCGTGGCGCCCGGCAATGAAATCTACTTCCTCTCCGGCCAGCTTGCCTCGCCCATCGATCCGGCCAAGGCCACCACGATGGAGGATTTCGGCGATACCAAGACGCAGACCGTCAGCGTGCTGAACAAGATCAAGAAGCAGCTGGAATCGCAGGGCTATTCGATCAAGGACGTGGTCAAGATGACGCTGTTCATCGCCGCCGATCCCAAGCTGGGCAAGATCGACTTTGCCGGGGCCAATGCCGGTTTCAAGGAATTCTTCGGCAGCGCGGAAAATCCCGACACCGTGGCGCGCTCGGCGTTTCAGGTGGCCAATCTGGTGGCGCCGCAATTCCTGATCGAGATCGAGGCGATTGCCGCCAAGAAGCCCGCCCCCGCCGCCAAGCCCAAGAAGTAA
- a CDS encoding CheR family methyltransferase: MSITADLAGTFADAMPGISPGVYDERDFRAVAAIVYREAGIMLPAGKAMLVYSRLAPLVRASGLGTFAAYIRHVEVDAGERRKTINALTTNHTFFYREAHHFEHFARVARPQLLADLNHGEAVRMWSAGCSSGEEVFSLTMTMLGHDRHEGAQIARRDIRILASDIADHALKKAGEGRYGASDGDALPADLRQNWTSTQGKEMVIGPEARSLVQFKRLNLQGDWPMRRPFQVIFCRNVMIYFDQPTKDRLVARFAEALCPGGFLYIGHSERVSGPAEGLLEPVGPTIYHRRGR, encoded by the coding sequence ATGAGCATCACGGCCGATCTTGCAGGCACATTCGCCGATGCCATGCCCGGCATCAGCCCCGGCGTCTATGACGAGCGGGACTTTCGGGCCGTGGCGGCGATCGTGTACCGCGAGGCGGGGATCATGCTGCCTGCGGGCAAGGCGATGCTGGTCTATTCGCGCCTCGCCCCGCTGGTGCGCGCCAGCGGCCTTGGCACCTTTGCCGCCTATATCCGCCATGTCGAGGTGGATGCTGGCGAAAGGCGCAAGACGATCAACGCGCTGACCACCAACCACACGTTCTTTTACCGCGAGGCGCATCATTTCGAACATTTCGCCCGCGTTGCGCGCCCGCAATTGCTGGCCGATCTGAACCATGGCGAGGCGGTGCGCATGTGGTCGGCGGGATGTTCGAGCGGCGAGGAGGTGTTTTCGCTGACCATGACCATGCTGGGCCATGATCGCCATGAGGGCGCGCAGATCGCTCGCCGCGACATCCGCATTCTGGCCAGCGACATTGCCGACCATGCGCTGAAAAAGGCCGGTGAGGGGCGCTATGGCGCCAGCGACGGCGACGCCCTGCCCGCCGATCTGCGCCAGAACTGGACCAGTACGCAGGGCAAGGAGATGGTGATCGGGCCCGAGGCGCGCTCGCTGGTTCAGTTCAAACGGCTGAATTTGCAGGGTGACTGGCCGATGCGCCGTCCGTTTCAGGTCATCTTCTGCCGCAATGTGATGATCTATTTCGACCAACCGACCAAGGACCGGCTGGTCGCCCGTTTTGCCGAGGCGCTGTGCCCCGGCGGGTTTCTTTATATCGGCCATTCGGAGCGCGTGTCGGGCCCTGCCGAGGGTCTGCTCGAACCGGTCGGCCCCACGATTTATCACAGGAGAGGTCGGTGA
- a CDS encoding TonB-dependent receptor plug domain-containing protein, translating to MHAIKKVALATLLSSTVLGATSAFAAEPAAAAAAEEGTAIIVTGTRTTGLKAGDSPAPVQVLSSDLMARAGRSDINTALSLSVPSIQIQTFGNDMTAFHPSVKLRGLNPNHTLVMINGKRRHGTANVVVTNAMWTGAAAPDMGLIPMEAVEHVEVLQDGAAAQYGTDAVAGVVNLILKKKDKGGYISGSVGQYYAGDGFNYELAGNIGMAPVENMYLNLTVQHKVKDYSFRGDLDPRVVSGTTQGATLLSRFPGLTSAANYPYVNRIFGDGRMALTNMFYNMGYTGIQDIEIYSFGSYSTRTGSTYQNYRLPNVVYGQSAVVAPAAGSLASGDIPFPLGFSPLEALKETDFAWTGGVKGTFGKSTVDLSATYGKDVNKVYVVNSANAALYYDSSTATRAGYTPRDVYDGSFTASQFTVNLDGTHELEVGLSEPVHLAAGGEWRRDTYALGAGEAASYYVGTGKLAGGIQSFFGYSPANASNNSRTNFSQYFDVSFKPVAKWLVDGAVRHEHYSDFGDTTVFKLTSRYDFSPAIAVRGTVSTGFRAPTLAEGFYSGINVGPASLSGVFAPNSAGASALGISGLKPEKSTNLSLGIVLNPLPKLTITIDAYSIYLRDRIVQSSGFLGYSNNCKYLPGGFSSSTNLSAALASFKASNPTSACPNSVIVSPSVLTALYNNGVPITSIIDTINGGQSGSLTINSFVNGLRTLTRGVDFLATYNTRALGGRVDLSLSANYNETTVKGTNPPPSNINPDQGIFDKYSKSALTDTTPKWRATFNTYWESGKFSVNLRESVYGPAKLLAQTAQKAEDYYQRVGTMFVTDLEGTFAFTRDIKFSIGANNLFGIYPDKIPAFARQQQFDAASTAYVSQYPSFSSVGINGGYYYAKLGVKF from the coding sequence ATGCACGCCATCAAGAAGGTTGCGCTCGCAACGCTGCTGTCCAGCACCGTTCTGGGCGCGACTTCGGCCTTTGCCGCCGAACCTGCCGCCGCCGCTGCCGCCGAGGAAGGCACCGCGATCATCGTGACCGGCACGCGCACCACGGGGCTCAAGGCGGGCGACAGCCCGGCCCCGGTTCAGGTGCTCAGTTCCGACCTGATGGCGCGCGCGGGCCGCTCGGACATCAACACCGCGCTCTCGCTCTCGGTGCCCAGCATCCAGATCCAGACCTTTGGCAATGACATGACCGCGTTCCACCCCTCGGTGAAGCTGCGCGGGCTTAACCCCAACCACACGCTGGTGATGATCAACGGCAAGCGTCGCCACGGCACCGCCAACGTGGTGGTGACCAATGCGATGTGGACCGGTGCGGCTGCTCCCGACATGGGCCTCATCCCGATGGAAGCGGTGGAGCATGTCGAAGTGCTGCAGGACGGCGCGGCGGCGCAATATGGCACGGACGCGGTGGCGGGCGTGGTCAACCTGATCCTGAAAAAGAAGGACAAGGGCGGCTATATCAGCGGCTCGGTGGGCCAGTATTATGCGGGCGACGGTTTCAACTATGAACTGGCAGGCAACATCGGCATGGCGCCGGTGGAGAACATGTATCTTAACCTGACCGTTCAGCATAAGGTCAAGGATTACAGCTTCCGCGGCGATCTCGATCCGCGCGTGGTTTCGGGCACGACGCAGGGCGCCACGCTGCTCTCGCGCTTTCCGGGTCTGACGTCTGCGGCCAATTATCCCTATGTGAACCGCATCTTTGGCGATGGCCGCATGGCGCTCACCAACATGTTCTACAACATGGGCTATACCGGCATTCAGGATATCGAGATCTACTCTTTCGGTTCCTATTCCACCCGCACCGGCAGCACCTATCAGAACTACCGCCTGCCCAACGTGGTCTATGGGCAAAGCGCGGTGGTGGCTCCGGCAGCCGGTTCGCTGGCTTCGGGCGATATTCCTTTCCCGCTGGGCTTTTCGCCCCTTGAGGCGCTCAAGGAAACCGACTTTGCCTGGACGGGCGGGGTCAAGGGCACGTTTGGCAAATCGACGGTCGATCTGTCCGCCACCTATGGCAAGGACGTGAACAAGGTTTACGTGGTGAACTCGGCCAATGCCGCGCTCTATTACGACTCCTCGACGGCCACCCGCGCCGGTTATACCCCGCGCGATGTGTATGACGGTTCGTTCACCGCCTCGCAATTCACCGTCAACCTCGATGGCACCCATGAACTGGAAGTCGGCCTGTCCGAGCCGGTCCATCTGGCCGCGGGCGGCGAATGGCGGCGCGATACCTACGCGCTGGGCGCGGGCGAGGCGGCCTCCTATTATGTCGGCACCGGCAAGCTTGCAGGCGGTATCCAGTCCTTCTTCGGCTATTCGCCCGCCAATGCCAGCAACAACAGCCGCACCAACTTCTCGCAATATTTCGATGTCTCGTTCAAGCCGGTTGCCAAATGGCTGGTCGATGGCGCGGTGCGTCATGAGCATTATTCCGACTTTGGCGACACCACTGTCTTCAAGCTGACCAGCCGCTATGATTTCAGTCCGGCGATTGCGGTGCGCGGCACGGTTTCGACCGGTTTCCGCGCCCCCACGCTGGCCGAAGGGTTCTATTCGGGCATCAACGTCGGCCCGGCTTCGCTCTCGGGCGTGTTTGCGCCCAATTCGGCGGGCGCCTCGGCGCTGGGCATTTCGGGCCTCAAGCCGGAGAAGTCCACCAACCTCAGCCTCGGCATCGTGCTCAACCCGCTGCCCAAGCTGACGATCACGATCGACGCTTACTCGATCTATCTGCGCGATCGCATCGTGCAGTCCTCGGGCTTCCTGGGCTATTCGAACAATTGTAAATACCTGCCCGGCGGTTTCTCGTCCTCGACGAACCTGAGCGCCGCGCTGGCCAGCTTCAAGGCTTCCAATCCCACCTCGGCCTGCCCCAACAGCGTGATTGTTTCGCCCTCGGTGCTGACTGCACTGTATAACAATGGCGTGCCGATCACCTCGATTATCGACACGATCAACGGCGGCCAATCGGGCTCGCTGACGATCAACTCCTTCGTCAACGGCCTGCGTACGCTGACGCGCGGTGTCGATTTCCTCGCCACCTATAATACCCGCGCCTTGGGCGGCCGTGTCGATCTGTCGCTGTCGGCCAATTACAACGAAACGACGGTCAAGGGCACCAACCCGCCGCCCTCGAACATCAACCCGGATCAGGGCATTTTCGACAAATATTCCAAGTCTGCTCTGACCGACACCACGCCCAAGTGGCGCGCGACCTTTAACACCTATTGGGAAAGCGGCAAGTTCAGCGTCAACCTGCGCGAATCGGTCTATGGCCCCGCCAAGCTGCTGGCCCAGACCGCGCAGAAGGCCGAGGACTACTATCAGCGCGTCGGCACGATGTTCGTGACCGATCTGGAAGGCACCTTTGCCTTTACCCGCGACATCAAGTTCTCGATCGGTGCGAACAATCTGTTCGGCATCTATCCTGACAAGATCCCTGCTTTTGCCCGTCAACAGCAGTTCGATGCCGCCTCCACCGCCTATGTCAGCCAGTATCCTTCCTTCTCCTCGGTGGGGATCAACGGCGGCTATTACTATGCCAAGCTGGGCGTGAAGTTCTGA
- a CDS encoding response regulator transcription factor, giving the protein MSLPVHTQTVLVVDDEPDSLRMLTAALEGAELSVLVATSGQAALDLLGHILPDLILMDAVMPGIDGFETTARIKARPELANVPVIFMTGLTESEHVVEAFEVGGTDYVRKPVNLMELIARVRVHMAQSRAMHASVASLDATGRLMMATDAQGRMLWCTPRAEQAIARLVPDWNREGGLPPAVGLLVERLLQRGGKPGSAVKGEFGESSLELLVIAHYRENEVLIRLNEISHEQNVAKLRDSLDLTQREAEVLLWVGYGKASNDISDVLDISPRTVQKHLERIYVKLGVEKRSAAAAIAIRIIEQ; this is encoded by the coding sequence ATGTCGCTGCCTGTTCATACGCAGACCGTGCTGGTCGTCGATGACGAACCGGATTCGCTGCGCATGCTCACCGCTGCGCTGGAAGGCGCGGAGTTGAGCGTTCTGGTGGCGACCTCGGGGCAGGCCGCACTCGATCTGTTGGGCCATATCCTGCCCGATCTGATTTTGATGGACGCGGTGATGCCGGGCATCGACGGGTTTGAAACCACCGCGCGGATCAAGGCGCGGCCCGAACTGGCCAATGTGCCCGTGATCTTCATGACCGGCCTGACCGAGAGCGAGCATGTGGTCGAGGCGTTTGAGGTGGGCGGCACCGACTATGTGCGCAAGCCCGTCAATCTGATGGAGCTGATCGCGCGCGTGCGGGTGCATATGGCGCAGAGCCGCGCGATGCATGCCAGCGTGGCCAGTCTTGATGCCACCGGACGCCTGATGATGGCCACCGATGCGCAGGGGCGCATGCTGTGGTGCACGCCGCGCGCCGAGCAGGCCATCGCGCGGCTCGTGCCCGACTGGAACCGCGAGGGCGGCTTGCCGCCGGCTGTGGGGCTGCTGGTCGAGCGTTTGCTGCAACGCGGGGGCAAGCCGGGTTCGGCGGTGAAGGGCGAATTTGGCGAAAGTTCGCTCGAACTGCTGGTGATCGCCCATTACCGCGAGAATGAGGTGCTGATCCGCCTCAATGAGATCAGCCACGAACAGAATGTCGCAAAATTGCGCGACAGTCTGGACCTCACCCAGCGCGAGGCCGAGGTGCTGCTGTGGGTGGGCTATGGCAAGGCCAGCAACGATATTTCCGACGTGCTGGATATCAGCCCGCGCACCGTTCAGAAGCATCTGGAGCGGATTTATGTGAAGCTGGGCGTCGAAAAGCGCTCGGCCGCCGCCGCCATCGCGATCAGGATTATCGAGCAGTAA